One stretch of Deltaproteobacteria bacterium DNA includes these proteins:
- a CDS encoding LD-carboxypeptidase yields MTKLRTVKAGETIGIASTGSPVAPECFHAGIEAIHKLGFKTKIPFDPSAYYGKSDYGFASESKETRARAFMELIEDESVAAIIAARGGYGTISVLPLLDYQAIARGGKLVVGYSDVTVLIAAISNRANIPTLHGPTISAEFARYADCSYAKESVDTLIAMMQDPQLRLQYPCEVIRDGEAVGKILAGNLTMLTTLLGTPWDLSYDGAILALEDVGEAPYRVHRALMQLKLAGKLRNLAGVVFGRFYNCQSSCGWSVEDVMHKSSRDIFDEANFPIYYRLEFGHAGKNLPLPLGCRARMWDGQLSMLDAIIR; encoded by the coding sequence ATGACCAAATTGCGAACAGTTAAGGCGGGTGAAACAATTGGCATTGCGTCAACTGGTTCGCCAGTAGCGCCAGAATGTTTTCATGCTGGCATCGAGGCGATACACAAATTAGGGTTTAAGACAAAAATCCCCTTTGACCCAAGCGCTTATTATGGGAAGAGCGACTATGGTTTTGCTAGTGAAAGCAAAGAGACGCGGGCGCGTGCTTTTATGGAGCTTATCGAGGATGAGAGCGTAGCCGCGATTATTGCGGCACGTGGCGGATATGGAACGATTTCAGTGTTGCCACTGCTCGACTATCAGGCGATAGCTCGAGGTGGAAAACTCGTCGTTGGATATTCGGATGTCACAGTTTTGATAGCTGCAATAAGCAATCGCGCGAACATTCCCACCTTGCATGGCCCGACTATATCGGCAGAATTTGCGCGTTATGCGGATTGTAGCTATGCAAAGGAAAGCGTCGATACGTTGATAGCTATGATGCAAGACCCACAGCTTAGACTTCAATATCCTTGCGAAGTGATTCGAGATGGAGAAGCTGTGGGAAAAATTCTTGCAGGCAATTTAACTATGTTAACTACATTGCTAGGGACACCTTGGGATCTAAGTTACGATGGAGCAATTTTAGCACTAGAGGATGTAGGGGAGGCTCCCTATAGAGTGCACAGAGCGCTCATGCAGCTTAAACTTGCCGGGAAACTTCGCAATTTGGCGGGGGTAGTGTTTGGCCGGTTTTATAACTGTCAGAGTTCTTGTGGCTGGTCAGTAGAAGATGTTATGCACAAAAGCTCTAGGGATATCTTCGACGAGGCGAATTTTCCTATTTATTATCGACTTGAGTTTGGACACGCAGGGAAGAATTTGCCATTGCCATTGGGGTGTAGAGCGCGCATGTGGGATGGACAGCTCAGCATGTTGGATGCAATTATTCGCTAG
- the mce gene encoding methylmalonyl-CoA epimerase gives MTAITNNPAALNLASPKWRLDHVAHAVKNLDEGIAHYRNIFGFEVDIRDTLAAQGVEAAYLKLSNSKLELIAPLPGNKSLQAFIERRGEGLHHICFEVPSVAQELKRLSQLGVRLINDSPQKGLGNKDIAFMHPHSNFGVLIEICSS, from the coding sequence ATGACTGCCATTACCAATAATCCTGCTGCACTTAATTTGGCCTCTCCTAAGTGGCGGTTAGATCACGTAGCACATGCCGTGAAAAACTTGGACGAGGGCATAGCGCATTACCGCAATATTTTTGGCTTCGAGGTAGACATACGCGATACTCTGGCGGCCCAGGGCGTTGAGGCGGCTTATTTGAAGCTTAGCAACAGTAAATTAGAGCTAATTGCGCCACTCCCCGGCAATAAGTCACTTCAAGCTTTCATAGAAAGGCGAGGCGAGGGATTGCACCACATTTGCTTTGAAGTGCCATCAGTTGCTCAGGAATTAAAGCGATTGTCTCAATTAGGCGTCAGGCTAATCAACGACTCACCACAGAAGGGTCTTGGGAACAAAGATATAGCATTCATGCATCCACATTCAAACTTTGGTGTATTAATAGAAATATGCAGTAGTTAA
- a CDS encoding CBS domain-containing protein, producing the protein MKEKLEIQGVMTPFPHSIGIDQTLQVAKQMMQKYGVRHLPVQDGGRLVGILSNHDIDFALAVDDKKPEEILVEATYTAEPYVVELTADVATIANKMAHDHISCALVMQREKLVGIFTTVDVCRTLAQVLRNEAPAANVANEN; encoded by the coding sequence ATGAAAGAAAAACTTGAAATTCAAGGAGTAATGACTCCTTTTCCGCATTCGATTGGCATCGATCAAACGCTGCAAGTTGCCAAACAGATGATGCAGAAGTATGGAGTGAGGCACTTGCCAGTCCAGGACGGCGGCCGCCTTGTAGGAATATTAAGCAACCACGACATAGATTTTGCGTTGGCCGTAGACGACAAGAAACCTGAAGAAATTTTGGTAGAGGCTACTTACACAGCAGAGCCTTACGTTGTCGAGCTAACAGCTGATGTTGCCACGATAGCAAACAAAATGGCCCACGATCACATTAGTTGCGCGTTGGTCATGCAACGAGAAAAACTAGTGGGGATTTTTACCACAGTCGACGTTTGCCGCACGCTGGCACAGGTCCTAAGAAACGAAGCGCCAGCGGCAAACGTCGCTAACGAAAATTAG
- a CDS encoding methyltransferase domain-containing protein: MAEETRKGREHLLGFLSGVGIEIGALHRPVYAPHLNIRYVDRLTRDELFECYPELRGQSIVETDILDNAESLGTIRECSQDFVIANHVIEHMRNPISSLLNWQRVLKQGGKLFLAVPNKHTTFDQEREITSLQHVLDDYVNPSESRDFQAFLDFSKYVSCRFFKVKPESDFESFAKELEAKDYSIHFHVWDKPAFDQLLAHMERSFSAWRLKILDYADAAVDEFVYVLVRI; the protein is encoded by the coding sequence ATGGCTGAGGAGACAAGAAAGGGACGGGAGCACTTATTAGGGTTTTTAAGTGGCGTTGGAATTGAGATTGGTGCATTGCACAGGCCTGTTTATGCACCACATCTTAATATAAGATATGTAGACAGACTAACGCGGGATGAACTATTCGAGTGCTACCCCGAACTGCGTGGGCAGTCAATTGTTGAGACGGACATACTGGACAATGCGGAGTCTTTAGGGACAATACGTGAATGTAGTCAGGACTTTGTAATTGCAAATCATGTAATTGAGCACATGCGCAACCCAATCAGTTCCCTTCTCAATTGGCAGAGGGTATTAAAGCAAGGGGGCAAGCTGTTTTTGGCAGTTCCCAATAAACATACCACATTTGATCAAGAGAGGGAGATTACGTCACTGCAACATGTTTTAGACGACTATGTTAATCCTAGCGAATCAAGAGATTTTCAGGCATTTCTTGATTTTTCAAAGTACGTCAGTTGTAGGTTTTTTAAAGTTAAACCTGAAAGTGACTTTGAGAGCTTTGCGAAAGAGCTTGAGGCTAAGGACTATAGTATTCATTTTCATGTCTGGGATAAACCGGCCTTTGATCAACTCTTAGCACACATGGAACGCTCCTTTTCAGCTTGGAGGTTAAAAATTCTGGATTATGCCGATGCTGCTGTTGATGAATTTGTCTATGTGTTAGTGCGGATATGA